The genomic stretch CGAAGGCACTTGCTGTGAAGGGGAGCAGTGATATCGCCAAGTCCTGTAGGGCCTGCGCACTCACTGACGAAAACGATAAACATGGATTGGGGGACCGTCATGCGCCATACCACCGTTCTATCCGCGATCTTGGGCACCAGCCTGTTGGCCGTCGCTTCGATGGGCCAGGCTGCCGAGAAGAAAAGCCTGGTGTTCTGCTCTGAAGGCAGCCCGGCAGGCTTCGATACTGCGCAATACACCACCGCCACCGACAACGATGCAGCCGAACCGATCTACAACCGCCTGGTTGAGTTTGAAAAAGGTGAAACCGGCGTGGTACCAGCGCTGGCCACCAAGTGGGATGTTTCGCCGGACGGCCTGACCTACACCTTTCATCTGCGCGAAGGCGTGAAGTTCCACAGCAACAAGGAGTTCAAGCCGACCCGTGATTTCAACGCCGATGACGTGCTGTTCACCTTCAACCGCATGCTTGACCCTGACCACCCGTTTCGCAAGGCCTACCCCACCGAGTTCCCGTACTTCAACGGGATGAGCCTGAACAAGAACATTGCCAAGGTCGAGAAAACCGACCCGCACACCGTGGTGATGACCCTGAACACGGTCGACGCCGCGTTTATCCAGAACATCGCCATGAGCTTCGCCGCGATCCTCTCGGCCGAATACGCCGGGCAACTGCTCAAGGCTGGCAAACCCAGCGATATCAACCAGAAGCCGATTGGCACCGGGCCGTTCGTGTTCCAGCGTTACCAGAAGGATTCACAGATCCGTTTCACGGGCAACAAACACTACTGGGACCCCGGCAAGGTCCAGCTCGACCAACTGATTTTCGCCATCAACACCGACGCCTCGGTACGAGTGCAAAAGCTCAAGGCCAATGAATGCCAGGTCACCCTGCATCCACGCCCGGCCGACGTCGACGCCCTCAAGGCCGACCCGAACCTGCAACTGCTGACCAAACCCGGCTTCAACCTCGGCTACATCGCCTATAACGTGCGGCACAAGCCCTTCGACCAGCTCGAAGTGCGCCAGGCCCTGGACATGGCGGTGAACAAGCAGAGCATTCTCAATGCCGTGTACCAGGGCGCGGGACAACTGGCAGTCAACGGCATGCCGCCGACCCAGTGGTCCTACGACGACAGCATCAAGGACGCCGCCTACAACCCGGAAAAAGCCAAGGAGTTACTCAAGGCCGCCGGGGTCAAGGAAGGCACCGAGATCACCTTGTGGGCCATGCCGGTCCAGCGCCCGTATAACCCCAACGCCAAGCTGATGGCCGAGATGCTGCAAAACGACTGGGCCAAGATCGGCCTCAAGGTCAAGATCGTCAGCTATGAGTGGGGCGAGTACATCAAGCGCACCAAGAACGGCGAGCACGATATCAGCCTGATTGGCTGGACCGGCGACAACGGTGACCCGGACAACTGGCTGGGTACCCTCTACAGCTGCGACGCCATCGGCGGGAACAACTACTCGATGTGGTGTGACCCGGCGTACGACAAGCTGATCAAGCAAGCCAAGGTCGTCACCGACCGCGAACAACGGACTGTTCTGTACAAACAGGCGCAGCAACTGCTCAAACAGCAGGTGCCGATCACCCCTGTCGCCCACTCGACGGTCAACCAGCCGTTAAGCGCCAAGGTCGAAGGTTTCAAAGTGAGCCCCTTCGGCCGCAACGTGTTCTCGGGCGTCAGTATCACCCCATAAGAAAATAACCGGATGCGCAGAGCGAAGTGGGCTCTGCGGCAAACGTGTAGCTGTAATTCGCGAAATGCCCTACGGCAAACGTTTGCAAAGGCTTGAAAAGTTACACACCCAATAGCCGGTTCACCTAATAAGACCGGCATTAAAAAAAGAGAACCAAAGGAGCTCCACCCATGAAACTGAGCAGCAAAGTGCTTCTGGCCATGGCCATCAGCAGCATCACGGCCACCGCCTATGCAGAATCCGTGAGCCAGGACTTCGTTCCGACCACGCTGGCCGGCACCAGCGCCCAAAGCGGGGCCAAAGGCTTTATCGAAGACTTCAGCCTGGGCGGCCAGACGCGTAACTGGTACTCCCACGAAAGCCTGTACCGTGGTGGCGCGTGGAAATACCAAAAGCATGGCAAGACCCTGACCGACCGTAACCGTACCAACTGGGTACAGGGCACTATCCTCAACGCCAGTTCGGGCTTCACCGAAGGCACCGTGGGCGTCAAGGCCGAAGTCGCGCTCTACAACGTCGTGGCCCTCGATCGCAGCCGACGTGATGTCAAGGGCAGTTCCAACCGGACCCTGGCCCACTCCAACGGTGATCCCGTGGACCAGTGGAGCAAACTGGGCCTGGCCAACGTGCAGTTCCGTGTCTCGAACACCACATTGACCGCCGGCCGCCAGAACTTCAGCAGCGGTATCGTCGACACCATCGGCAACCGTGCCTTGCCTTCCAGCTTCCAAGGTGTCAGCTTCAACAGCGAAGAGTTCAGCAACCTGTCGTTCCAGGGTGGCGTGTTCGACCGCGTTTCCCCACGTTCCGAGCAGAGCCTGTCGAAGTTCCGCAGCGAATACAGCCAACAAGGCGCACGCAGCGCAACAACCGACAAGGTCTACACCCTGGGCGCCAACTACCAGCCGTTCAAAAGTCTGAAAACCAGCTTCTTCGGCGCCAACGTCAAGGACTTCTGGAACCAGTACTACTTCGGCGCGACCCACGAGCTGGGTGATAGCCAGGTGCTGTCCCTGACCACCGGCCTGAACTATTACAAGACCGTCGACGAAGGCAAGAAGCTGATGGGCGAAATCGACAACGATACTTACTCGCTGTCGTTGGGCCTGGCGCACCAGGCTCACAGCCTGACCTTCTCCTACCAGCAAGTGAACGGTAACGAGTACTTCGACTACCTGCACGAAACCAACGGTATCTACCTGGCCAACTCCCTGACTTCGGACTTCAACGGCCCGAACGAGAAGTCCTTCCAGATCGCCTATGGCATCAACATGGCCGAATACGGCGTGCCAGGCCTGAAGTTCAACATCTACTCGGCGCGCGGCTGGGGCATTGACGGTACCCACTACACGGGCAACCGCAACGGTGCCTACGCCTACACCGGCATCGAAACTCAAGACGGCGAGAAGCACCAGGAATACGGCGTAGGCGCCGGCTACGTGCTCCAGAGCGGCCCGCTCAAGGCCACCGCTATCCGTGCGACCTACGTCGAACACCGTGGCAGCGAGTTCCAATCGGACGGCAGCGTCAAGGAATTCCGCCTGGTCACCACCGTCCCGTTCAACATCCTTTAATCAGCGCCAGGTAGACCGCGGGCTCAGGACGAGCCCACCGTCTACCTGTGTGTGGTTGAATCGTTTGCAGAGGGCTGTTCGATGAAAATGCTCCCGTTACAAGCCGCCATGACCGCTGCACTGCTGAGTGTGGCCCTGGGCATCTCGGCCAAGCCACTGGTGGTCTGCACCGAAGCCAGCCCGGAGGGCTTCGACCCGGTCCTGTACACCACGGCCGTCACCGCCGATGCCGCCGCCGAAACCCTGTTCAACCGCCTGGTGGACTTCAAGCCCGGCACCACCGAAATCGTGCCCGCGCTCGCCAAGTCCTGGGACATCAGCGATGACGGCCTGACCTATACCTTCCACCTGCGCGATGACGTCAAGTTCCACACCACCGACTACTTCAAGCCCACACGCAACCTCAATGCCGACGACGTGCTCTGGAGCTTCCAGCGCCAACTGGACCCGAAACACCCGTGGCACAACAAGTCCACCACCGGCTTCCCCTATTTCGAAAGCATGGGTTTCAAGGAACTGCTCAAAAGCGTCGAGAAGACCGATGACCACACCGTGGTCTTTACCCTGACCCGCCCCGAAGCGCCGTTCCTGGCCGATGTCGCGATGCCATTCACCGCCATTCATTCCGCCGAGTACGCCGACGAGCTGTTGGCTGCCAACAAGACCGGCGAGCTCAACAGCAAGCCGATCGGCACCGGCCCGTTCATTTTTACCCGCTACCAGAAAGACGCCCAGGTGCGCTTCAAGGCCAACCCGGAGTACTTCCGTGGCAAGCCACCCGCCGACCCGCTGATCCTGGCTATCGCGGTGGACAACAATGTGCGCCTGCAAAAGCTCAAGGCCAATGAGTGCCAGATCGCCCTGTATCCAAAACCCGATGACCTGCCGAGCATCAAGGCCGACCCGAACCTGAAGGTCACGGAACTGGCGGCGATGACCACCGCCTACACCGCCATGAACACCACCCACAAGTACATGAGCGACGCGCGGGTGCGCCACGCGATCAACATCGCATTCGATAAAAAAGGCTATAACGAATCCCTCTATGGCAAAGGCAATGCCGTCGACGCCACCGGCCCGTACCCACCGACCCTGCTGGGCTTCAACGACACACTGAAAAACCCACCCCGCGACCTCGACAAGGCCCGTGCCCTGCTCAAGGAAGCCGGCGTGCCGGAAGGCACCGAATTCAGCCTGTTCACCCGTAACGGCGGCGGCCCGACCAACCCCAACCCGATGCTCGGCGCCCAGCGCATGCAGGCGGACCTGGCGCAGATCGGCCTGAAGGTCAACATCAAGGTCATGGAATGGGGCGAAATGCTCAAACGCGCCAAAGCGGGCGAACATGACATGGTGTCCGCTGGCTGGGCCGGGGATAACGGCGACCCAGACAACTTCCTCACGCCTAACCTGAGTTGCGATGCAGCGAAAAACGGCGAAAACTACGCCCGCTGGTGTAACGAAGAGTTTCAGGGTTTGATCGACAAAGCCCGCGCCGTGTCTGAACCCGCCGAGCGCGCAACACTCTATGAACAAGCACTGGCCGTTTTCGACAAGGACCAACCGTGGATCCCCATGGCCTACCCGAAAATGTTCACCGCCATGCGCAAAAACGTCGAGGGTTATACCCAAAGCCCCCTGACCAACAATAACTTCGCCACCACCCAGGTGAAGTAATAAGAGACGCCCGGCACCGTCGAGGTTGACGGTGCCGGGCCTGCCTAACCGGCTGATTGAGGTAGAGACCACGATGTTTAGTTTTATTGCCCGCCGATTGGGGTTATTGATCCCAACGTTTTTCGGCATCACGTTGCTGACTTTTGCGTTGATTCGCATGATCCCTGGCGACCCCGTAGAAGTCATGATGGGCGAGAGGCGGGTTGACCCCGAGATGCACGCCCAGGCAATGGAACGCCTTGGCTTGAACAAACCCTTGTATGCGCAATACCTGGACTACGTCGGCAAGCTCGCCCAGGGCGACCTCGGCGAATCCCTGCGCACCCGCACCAGCGTGTGGACCGAGTTCAGCGCACTCTTTCCCGCGACCCTGGAACTGTCCATGGCCGCCCTGTTGTTCGCCGGCATCCTCGGGCTATTGGCCGGGGTGATCGCGGCACTCAAGCGAGGATCCCTGTTCGACCACGGGGTGATGGGCATCTCCCTGGCGGGGTATTCGATGCCGATTTTCTGGTGGGGCCTGATCCTGATCATGTTCTTCTCGGTGAGCCTGGGCTGGACCCCGGTTTCCGGGCGTATCGACCTGCTCTACGATATCGAGCCGCGCACGGGCTTCATGCTGATCGACACCCTGCTGGCCGACGAGCCGGACGCGTTCTGGGATGCGCTGCATCACCTGATCCTGCCGGCCATTGTGCTCGGCACCATCCCGCTGGCGGTGATTGCGCGGAT from Pseudomonas fluorescens encodes the following:
- a CDS encoding ABC transporter substrate-binding protein is translated as MGQAAEKKSLVFCSEGSPAGFDTAQYTTATDNDAAEPIYNRLVEFEKGETGVVPALATKWDVSPDGLTYTFHLREGVKFHSNKEFKPTRDFNADDVLFTFNRMLDPDHPFRKAYPTEFPYFNGMSLNKNIAKVEKTDPHTVVMTLNTVDAAFIQNIAMSFAAILSAEYAGQLLKAGKPSDINQKPIGTGPFVFQRYQKDSQIRFTGNKHYWDPGKVQLDQLIFAINTDASVRVQKLKANECQVTLHPRPADVDALKADPNLQLLTKPGFNLGYIAYNVRHKPFDQLEVRQALDMAVNKQSILNAVYQGAGQLAVNGMPPTQWSYDDSIKDAAYNPEKAKELLKAAGVKEGTEITLWAMPVQRPYNPNAKLMAEMLQNDWAKIGLKVKIVSYEWGEYIKRTKNGEHDISLIGWTGDNGDPDNWLGTLYSCDAIGGNNYSMWCDPAYDKLIKQAKVVTDREQRTVLYKQAQQLLKQQVPITPVAHSTVNQPLSAKVEGFKVSPFGRNVFSGVSITP
- a CDS encoding OprD family outer membrane porin; the encoded protein is MKLSSKVLLAMAISSITATAYAESVSQDFVPTTLAGTSAQSGAKGFIEDFSLGGQTRNWYSHESLYRGGAWKYQKHGKTLTDRNRTNWVQGTILNASSGFTEGTVGVKAEVALYNVVALDRSRRDVKGSSNRTLAHSNGDPVDQWSKLGLANVQFRVSNTTLTAGRQNFSSGIVDTIGNRALPSSFQGVSFNSEEFSNLSFQGGVFDRVSPRSEQSLSKFRSEYSQQGARSATTDKVYTLGANYQPFKSLKTSFFGANVKDFWNQYYFGATHELGDSQVLSLTTGLNYYKTVDEGKKLMGEIDNDTYSLSLGLAHQAHSLTFSYQQVNGNEYFDYLHETNGIYLANSLTSDFNGPNEKSFQIAYGINMAEYGVPGLKFNIYSARGWGIDGTHYTGNRNGAYAYTGIETQDGEKHQEYGVGAGYVLQSGPLKATAIRATYVEHRGSEFQSDGSVKEFRLVTTVPFNIL
- a CDS encoding ABC transporter substrate-binding protein produces the protein MKMLPLQAAMTAALLSVALGISAKPLVVCTEASPEGFDPVLYTTAVTADAAAETLFNRLVDFKPGTTEIVPALAKSWDISDDGLTYTFHLRDDVKFHTTDYFKPTRNLNADDVLWSFQRQLDPKHPWHNKSTTGFPYFESMGFKELLKSVEKTDDHTVVFTLTRPEAPFLADVAMPFTAIHSAEYADELLAANKTGELNSKPIGTGPFIFTRYQKDAQVRFKANPEYFRGKPPADPLILAIAVDNNVRLQKLKANECQIALYPKPDDLPSIKADPNLKVTELAAMTTAYTAMNTTHKYMSDARVRHAINIAFDKKGYNESLYGKGNAVDATGPYPPTLLGFNDTLKNPPRDLDKARALLKEAGVPEGTEFSLFTRNGGGPTNPNPMLGAQRMQADLAQIGLKVNIKVMEWGEMLKRAKAGEHDMVSAGWAGDNGDPDNFLTPNLSCDAAKNGENYARWCNEEFQGLIDKARAVSEPAERATLYEQALAVFDKDQPWIPMAYPKMFTAMRKNVEGYTQSPLTNNNFATTQVK
- a CDS encoding ABC transporter permease subunit; translation: MFSFIARRLGLLIPTFFGITLLTFALIRMIPGDPVEVMMGERRVDPEMHAQAMERLGLNKPLYAQYLDYVGKLAQGDLGESLRTRTSVWTEFSALFPATLELSMAALLFAGILGLLAGVIAALKRGSLFDHGVMGISLAGYSMPIFWWGLILIMFFSVSLGWTPVSGRIDLLYDIEPRTGFMLIDTLLADEPDAFWDALHHLILPAIVLGTIPLAVIARMTRSSMLEVLREDYIRTAKAKGLSPTRVVFVHGLRNALIPVLTVVGLQVGTLLAGAVLTETIFSWPGIGKWLIEAIGARDYPVVQNGILLIACLVILVNFVVDILYGFANPRIRHQR